The sequence TATTAAGGGGTCCACATTTTCCCTCCCAAATGTTTAATCCAGCAAGAAAAACgcattaaaccccccccccccctccaaccaCCCAAAAAACCTTTGCTCAAACATTTCGCAATGGCTTCTACCAGCTCCAAATCCCGCCCCCAAAAAAAAAGACCCAACACACTGAAAGCTACCAATTAGTTAACTTCATTGAGATGTTATGGTGTGGTGCAAAGTTTTAAGTTCACTTAACAAGCAACAACAAAAAGACAAACTTGCACAGAGCAAGTAAATGGACAGAGGGAGCCACTTGGGGAGGGGAAGAAAAAGTTTTAACTTGGTAAAGTtttaacttgtttttttttggtggGAAGGCGTTaattccccccctccttctctctgtgtgtgttgggTGCAGTTGCTGTCAGTCAGAGAGACTTTTTTTTCCCTCAAAAAAAAAGAGCCCACAAGCTCGGGCTGATTTAAATACCAGGGATCCGCCTacggggggaagggaaattatttaTGGGTGATGTCGGACTGCGAGTTGTTGAAAGTCTGCGGGGCGAGTGGGAGGCTCGCAGcttagagaagagagagagagagaagaaaatagAAAATAATAGCAGACGGTTGAGTTGGGGAATCGATCCGATCCGTTCCGTGTCGCCCcgccccgtccccgtcccccacAGCCGCGTATCGACCCCCCTGCTCTCGCTCAAGCCGGACACCCCGAGATGTCTACAAAGTTGACCTCATGTTTCTACGACATTGGAGAAGTTTTATGCaaggtaaaataaaacaaaagggaAAGCGAGAGAAGCACGCACtaactttttttctttttgagctgctgtttgtgtgtgtgtgtgtgtgtgtgaggaggggggggagaggaggaatGGGTATGAATTATTCCAGCAAGCACGTTGCAAACTTTCTCCACCCGGGGACGGCTCTCCCTCCCGTTCTGCATTTGATCTGAAATTCCTCTTGCGCGGACGTTGTGTTCAGCCGAAACTTCTGTGCAAAGacgactccctccctccctccctctccctctctccctccctctccctctctccctccctctccctctctccctccctctccctctctccctccctctccctctccttccttaaCCGATGCCTCCAGATGAGTTTTAATGTTGCTCCTAACAAATAGAAAGTCTTGGATGTCCGACTGTGGGTCTTGTATCCAAACCAAAAAAACAACCCTCTGCAGCATTTAGattctcccgtgtgtgtgtgtgtgtgtgtatttaaaaCACACTGACTTCTCTAGCTGTTTGAATTTGGGTGTATATTTTGCTCTGTCCTGTTTGAGGCGGTTGGGTGAAACATTTCCTGTTTATCTTCCACATTTTAACCCATTATGTAATTGCTGTTCCAGTTttattctctttttttaaaaaaaaattggtatTTTTAAATTATATTTTTGTTTTGGTGGGGGGTGGAAATGGTACTGGGGTGAGATTGCTTGATTCCAGATCAGGAATGTTGTCTTGGATTGgattgtttttttttggggggggggggggggttctgatTTGGAACGCGCCAAGATTCTGATTTGGAAGTTTGGGAGTCCCCACCCactgcttttttttttggtttattcTTGCTGCCCCAGTGTGGCCCAAAAGGAGCATCTGCTCCTGCTGCACcctcagacagacagagacagccCTCACTGCTCTCGATTTGTGTGCACGtttctttccttcccccccccccccccccccccaaaaaaaacacaGGAGGCTCTCGCCTCCCCTCCTCAGCAGGTGATTAGGACCAGAAGTTACACAGTGCAGGAGAGCCACATGCATAGGAGAAAgtcggggtggggggaagagagagagagagaggggggggaccaGCCGGCTTATTGGGAAGGGGCTGTTGGGGACTGAAGTCTCGCCTGAGCGTTCTCTTCCAACTTTCGTCTTGGCTTTCCTGTGCCTTCTTGCCTTTCACTCAAACATGTTGGGAGTGGAGCATTATTTGAATGTGGTGTGTATTAAGTGGAAGGCTTTTCTTTTGGaatggtgtggggaggggagagtggttCTGTAGTGCCTACCTTTCCATATTGTGACAGCAGTGGACAAGGGGACGGTTGGTTCATGGAGTCCAGGAGTTGGGGGCTATGGGGGAAACTGGGGGAGCACCTAGTGGGTGCAGCAGTGTGTAAACGGCTCCTGCCAGGGACTTGCCCTTTGTCATTCGAGTTGTCCCGAGGAACACGGGATGGTCTGATTGGTGCTGACTTCGGCCCGGTGAGCCACAGACCCTGTTTCTTTTTGCCAGTTCAATGTAAACAAGATTTTTGTCATGTTTCTCTCGCCATGACGTCAGACTGATTCCTTCACCCTAAagtggtatctctctctctctctctctctctctctctctgacccgtaATACCTATCAGTTAAGACAGACTTGGCTCATTTCCCTCAGAAGAGGGCAGACCAAATGACAATCTAATTAAATCTTTTGAAGTAATGGGGCAGAATGGTGATAGACAATGCTAGCCTTGAACTTTACCAAGTTAGTTGATTTTATTGCTTTGTTTTCCCACCcccattttaaaaacaaaatcagcaCAATGTTAAACGATTTTAAAAATATCGCTTGTCACTGCACACACGCAAAAAAAATTGCTTATTTAACTTATCAAAAACATATTTATTGCCAAACATATGCATTTTTGTTTGTATTTATCACAACGACGAACCATAGAAATATATTTTGGTGTTGTTGATGGAGGAATCCACAACTTAGGGCCGCAAATGCAATGATCATGAACATGAACAGAGCCAgtaaggaattgggaagaacgttCTGTCCTGAGTCATTGAAACTTGCTGCCTCGTTGAAGAGTGAAGCCTTTAAGGGGATGCAGACTGTCGGTGTCTTACACGGTTgaaggtgggtggggtgggggagagtaATGCTGGATTGGGGAGGTTGGGGTTGCATAATAAAACTTGTGGGGTGAGCTGTCTTGTTTTGCTCTCTCGTGTCTAAAGTGATAGTTTGCTTTCTGTCCTTTCCCCAGAACAAGATGATTAGctacaacaacaacaacatcaacgTGGGCAGCTCGAGTGTGCCCCTGCTGGACAGGAAGGCCGTTGGGACCCCAACGCTGGTGGATTACCAGAGGAGACATTCCGTCGCCCTTGTCAACGCTAACTCCAAGTTCAACCAGAACCAGCTGCTGAATGGCTTCAAGCTGGAGCAGAGTGGGACAGCTGCTGCCGGGCCTAACAAGGAGAACAAATTCCGAGACCGCTCCTTCTCTGAGACGGGCCTGCAGAAAGCCCAGAACCAGGTCAACTCCAGCCGCTACAAGACTGAGCTGTGCCGCCCTTTCGAGGAGAATGGCTCCTGCAAGTACGGCGACAAGTGCCAGTTTGCTCATGGCATCCACGAGCTGAGGAGCTTGGCCCGGCACCCCAAGTACAAGACTGAACTCTGCCGGACCTTCCACACCATTGGATTTTGCCCCTACGGCCCTCGCTGCCACTTCATCCACAATGCGGAGGAGAGGCGAGTGTCCCCCATTCACGATCAGCAgcatctccccctctcctcctccaacAAGATCGACAGGCCTCGCCTGCAGCACAGCTACAGTTTCTCTGGCATCTCCAGTTCCTCCAGTGGGCTGCTGGACAGCCCCACCTCCATCACCCCTCCGCCCATGTTCAGCTCGGAGGACCTCAGCTCCTCGCCCACGCTGCCAGACTGCGCCAGCAACCCCTTCACCTACTCGAGCCAGGAACTACCCAATCTCTTCGCGCCCAGCATTGGCATCCCGGTTCCCATGACCGCCGCCAACAACGGCACCCACTCGCCCTCCTTCCTGCTCCGTTCTTTGGCTGAGTCGCCCCATCTCTACGAGCCTCCCCCGAGTCCTCCGGATTCGATGTCCGACAGCTACCTGAGCAGCTCTgggagtgtgagcgggtcagaaTCTCCGACCCCTGACCTCAGCAAGCGTCTCCCCATCTTCAGCAGACTCTCTATTTCGGATGATTAACTTGACCTTTCGCCAATGCCGGAAGAAGCAGGGAGCTATCAAAAAAACAAGTGCCCCTAAATCTGAGTTAGCATTTAAGACAAACTTTTGTGATttcctttttgaaaaaaaaagtccagGTAGCCAACTTTTGACACACACATCCAAGGGTTAGAATTGACTTGTCAAACCCAAACTCACCAACTACGTGCAGTGTCAACTGATGACCTTCAATGTGTTTATCTTCAAGTTTTCAATTTGATAGCAAGGGGGACAGCAATAACTCATTTTTAATAATTCgttcagttttgtttttgttttggaaaaatcagaatggtcaaaattttttaaaatacttttttttccccctctctctctctctctctctctctctctctttcttcctcgtCCTGTATCTTACTTTGATTGCCCAACAATCTTGCATTTGGAGGGAAGAGTCATCCTGGGAAATCTGTAGTTGATTGGGGATTGGCCTGGGTGAGTCAAGGCACTTTGTGACAGGATCTGAAGTGAATTTGTTGTCAAAACACCGACCTATCTGCCTGGTCTTAAGTTCTTGAGTGTGGTTTTTGAGAATCTTTTGAAgagagtatttttttaaaaaagagaactgAATGGTGTAATTTGTCAAATCAGACCTTTAATGTAGCAAAACAGAAATCTATATTTGATGTCCATTTAGCTATAATTTACCTTCTCCCTCTtttattcccccccaccccaccccaatcctTTGCAATGGCAGCATTGAGTGTGTCTTATTTTCTTGTGCAAGCTGGTGGGATTGTGGATACAAGTTGATTTAAGACTTTGTTGCCTCATGCAGATGGGGTCGGGCACCAGGAGACATCTAGCATCTCTCTGGGccacctcctgtttctccctgtacCCCAACCCAAACTTCCTTCCTTCCTTGCCCTTCCTCTCTGGATCCCTTGTCCCAACCCCTTGCAATTTCTCTTTTTAGGTATTGACAGTTCCGAGGGACTGGAGTTAATTTGGGGGTGATTGTGAATAGGTGCAAATGTGAATTGGTGAGACAATGCACAGGCCTTGGGATTAAGAAATGAAACTGTGAGGGGAGTTGGAGTGGGGATTAACTGACCTGGGCAGGCAATTACTGCCAAATTTTATTTCTGTCAAATGAATGTGGTGCTGTTAGAGTTCTGgttgccttttttttaaaaatcagtttcaGTTGTCCAAATTGACCATGGTAATTTTTTTTGGTTGGTTGGGTGGGGGTGGTTTGAAGAGTGGAGTTGGAATGGAACTGTGAAAGTTTCTTCAGCaaatttttttgtttaaaattataGTTTttgtcagtgagtgagagagaaatagtTTAACCAGCTAGCCTTGAACTTTGCCAAGTTAGTTGattttatttctttgttttccCACCcccattttaaaaacaaaatcagcaGAATGTTAAACGATTTAAAAATATCGCTTGTcactgcacacacatacacacacacaaaaaaattgCTTATTTAACTTATCAAAAACATATTTATTGCCAAACATATGCATTTTTGTTTGTATTTATCACAATGACGAACCATAGAAATatatttttcttttatgtttAAATTATGATCTTATTAATCTGAAGATAGAggtttttcttcttcttcttttcGTTTCCACAGTTTAATATATTATACTACAATGACGAGGGTTTTTGTAATGTTACTCTTCAGTTATTTTATTTAATAAAAAAAGTAATTTAAAAACAcaaaaacatttttgaatttatttattttgtagtttccccccccccccccccccgccacctttttaaaaagtaaaataaATCAATCTTCTCATGTATTTTTATGGCAGCTGTGCACTCACTGCCTTTTGACTCTTGTCGCTAACAGCGGCCTAATTTTTCTTTAGGCCCTTTGACTTCCATGATACAAGAGACTGTTACGAAGGTGTGGGCTCAGTACTGTGACACAAAAGTGCCTGCCTGAACACATTCCAAGCATTGATGTATGCTTTCCGTGTAACTAATAATGCTTTCTTTTTAAATATAGGCCCTGGTCTCTTCCTCAGAGAGACAACCAGGAGTTGGCACACAGGGAAGTTGAATGTATTTttccttcactgttcactacatgGTTTATTTTCTATGTCTGTTTATACAGAATGCTTTTTGTAATGACTGGTTCAAATGTAAATCAATAAAACCCCAATGGTTTTGTTTTCCAAAGTGTGGTAACTCtggatttgaattgaattgaatcaaaTGATTTGTTGTTGCATATattgtacagtgaaaagcttttctgATGTCTgcaccattttgaataattttaaGCACCAGGAGGGGGAAACAGAGTTTAAAGAGAGTCCATCAGATCTGAGCTTGTCTCTGCTGTTGCTTGGCACTGTGCTAATTTTAGATGGGAGTGGGAAAGTAAAGCAAGGGTGTGTTGCTGTTGTGATGCTGAGGAATGTGTAGTGAAACACGTGCTCATCCGCCTGTCAATTAACACAACCCTGGTGGAAATTTGACACAAAAACAGTGGTTACTCAGTGGCGTGATTTCAACCCCCTAGGCCTGCAAACATGCCACAGTACACTGCAAGTATGTGAGATCAGATCAGAGAGAACTTCGGTGAATGCACTAATCACATGGCTGGGGTAAAATTTTGACCAGATCGATCATGATGTTGAAATAACTATAAATGCTTCTGCGAGGTTTCCAACCAGGTCAGAATCCCACATTGTCCTGGGCCTCTTGTGTCTGGTAATGGTTGAGATTTGTACTGAATTGGCATTGGATGATGTTAACCCCAGACACCGCTCAAGGTAAGCATGCACTAGTCTAGTTAACGATAAGTTACACTGTGCTGAGGTAGTGACACATTGAAATCCACAGCAAAACACAAcaagggtgggggggaggaaatCATTCTTTTTGAGTTGTACAGGAACATCGAAATGTCAGGAGTAGATAATGGCTTGAAACAGGGATAACCATAAAATTTGCCCTCAAGGTGGTGGTACTGGTTAGTGACTCTGTCTCTGCAAAAGGTCCCTAGATCCTTAGAGTTTTTGATTCAGGGTCACTGCGCTGGGTGCAAACAAATTAACTGGGTCAGAAACCATTACCAGACACAAGAGGCCTAGGACAATGTGGGATTCTGATCTGGTTGGAAACCTCGCAGAAGCATTTATAGTTATTTCAACATCATGATTGATCTGGTCAAAATTTTACCCCAGCCATGTGATTAGTGCATTCACCGAAGTTCTCTCTGATCTGATCTCACATACTTGCAGTGTACTGTGGCATGTTTGCAGGCCTAGGTGTTTGTCCTGGGAAAATCCTGACCAAGTGCCTGTTTTAGGCCTTGGGTTTACTATTCCAAACAAAGCTTACAAACCAACTGGATGGTGTTCGAAAAGATCTTCTCACCTCTCTGGTCCATTCCTACCCCAGTCTGGAGGGTTACAGGCAATGGTTACAAGAACCCTGCATGAAATAAGATTGGGTGGCCTTCAAAATGTGGCATTGGATGGTATGGGGATGGTTGCATTAATGGAAATGCCACACTTACGCTCCATATTGAGGGTAGGAGCAGAGACAATGTTAACTCCATCCATCTGACTGATTTGGGGAATATCTGTTACCCTGACTTACAGGGGGAAGGAATTCCACTCTTCACCATCTGGAGCAGTGTCCAAAGGAATcatagcaaggtttgatctcacAGGCAGCAGCAGGTTGGTTGACCAGCCTGTACCCATCTCACCTACATGTATAGCCAGACACTCAACCAAGTGTTGACTGTcttgataaaatgtggagctggaagaaacacagcaggccctgatgaagggtcctgattgaaatgccgattctcccactcctcggatgctgcctgacctgtacgtttccagcaccacactctcgacactgatctccagcatctgcagacctcactttctccaagtttgACTGCCTTGACTGTAGACTTTCTGTTCTATCATAGATTGTAGATGGCAGCAACTTAATGTTTTGTATTGGTCCTGAAGCAATATTTTTCCCCTTGATTGTACATGCAATtctttgtgttggaaagtggctGAGTGTGCTGGTGTGTAACATGCCTCATTTATACACAGTATTGGGAATTGAACGTTCTTTTGACTGAAGGTGCAGGGAAGGAGTTTCCAAGATGTTCCGGCTGTTGTGTTTGCATATACCACATGGTCttcattttgtatttattcatttgtgggatatgggagttgctggctgggccagcatttattgcccattccaagttgccccttgagaaagtggtggtgagctgccatcttgaaccactgcgGTCCACCTGCTATGGGTTGACTCCCATTTTGCCCTcgtggagggaattccaggatgttgacccagtgaccgtgaaggaatggtgatgtgtttccaagtcaagatggtcagtggcttggaggggaacttgaaggtgatgttcccatatatttgctgcccttgtcttagATGGAAGTGTCcgtggatttggaagatgctgtctgaggatctttggtgaatttctgctgtgcatcttgtagatggtacacactgctgctactgagcattggtggtggagggagtggatagatgtggatgtagtgccaatcaattgggctgctttgtcctggatggcttcaagcttcttgagtgttggagttgcacccattcaggcaagtgaggagtattccatcacactcctgactaggAGTCCGGTCTCTAGCATTCTGTGAGCTGCCTGGGGTACTATCTGATAGTTGGGTTTTAATTAGGGTGACTATATGTGGTGTCCTTTGTCAGTGTGCGCGATCCTGTCCCTCTGCCAGTTTTTACCTTGGCAACTATGCTTGTGCCTTTCAAACTCAAATCTCTTCTATGTACAACACAACAATCAcagaccccccccctccctatcactgactctgtacagtacACCATATGATAAATTAACCGAAGACTTGTGCTTGCTTCCCAGTTCCCCTCGAGTCAGGATGTGTATGTAAACACTAGTTAATGGTTGTGTGGATGAATGTTTACCGTTGAGTGTTGTCAAGATGGAAAGTTCACATTTTACAACTTGCCAAGTTAGACTCTAGGTCCCAGTTTTCTATGATGTAAGGGAgaaatttgtttcattttgaaaTGAATTATCCTTGCGCTCTCCTCCCCATAGCCCGAGCCACTCCAACATTATGTGGAAGTGTTTCCAACAATCTTGGATGCACATGCAGTGTATAGGAAACATAGTGATCAAGCTAAGGCCCTCATTTCTGGACAGTCTTAGACCAGGAGAGTCAAATGATGTCGTGCTGCTGATACTTATTTTTCAGTTTGCAAACTTTGAGAATAAGAAGCATCGCATTGGAGCTAATGTGACCTCAGTACACATTTCTTTTCGTGTCCACTTAAATGGAAAGAGACATGACCTAGAAACTGAGAGCGTGACCAAAGTTTGAACTGTGGGGGGATTCGGAAGAGCAGACCAAGTATAATGTTGGACCTCGTCCTTATTGGTCCTTTATGGCAATCGCTGCACAGGATGCCGAGGGAATCAGATTGGGGGCAGCAATTAAACCTCAGGCAGTTAGAATGGAAGTGGGGAGGGGTACAAGGGCATCTGCCAGAGTTTGGGACAATGATGCAACTCTGGCAGTGGGCCATTATTACCATTAGGTTTGGGTGGGAGGTGCAGTTGGCAATGGAGGGATTACAGTCAGAAATGGGATTGGGAGGACAGAGTTGAGGTTGGGGTGGTGGGTCCTGTAATTGGTTTGGGGCTTGCCGTCAGGGTGTAGGGTAGAGACTATACATGGGATGGTCAGGGATGTTTGAGGTGATGCATTGGAGGGTACTATGGATAGGATATTGAGGCAGTGGTGATTGGGTTGGATGTACAGCAGGTCAGGATGGTGTTCACAATCTGTGGAGATGGGGTAGAGATTGGGATGGGGGCTGTACAGATGGAAATGGAGGGATGACAGGCTACTATCATGGGAAATCGGGGGTTTACAGTTTACGGTGACTGAGCTGTAGGGCTTCAGCCAGAGATGGAGCTGGAATAAGGGTGTTACCATAAGCAATTAGATGTTGCAGTACATTACGATTGTGGTGAAGGAGTTACAATCGGTGGGGTGGAGTGTTGGGAGATGTGGTTACAGTTAGTGTACATATGGATGGGGGCTTCAGGTTGAGGCAATTTTATAATtactggaatattacagtcaaTGGGAATGGAGGGGTTACTATTATTGGACATCAGGGTGGGTGGGGTTTAGTGAGAGGTCACAGTACTAGTCTTTTTGAAAGATCCCACTTCTATATTGGTGGGTGGTTCTAATCAATGGAGGTTGGGGTGGAGGTAACCGTCAGCAATCCTGGTGGGTTTACAGGTTAGGGATCGAGTTGGGGATGTTACAGTCAGTGATCAGGTACAGGATGTGGTGTTACAGTTGGATATCCGGGTGAAGGTGTTCCTATTGGCGAAGGAATACAGGACGGGATGTGAGGAtggtgaattagtcagggagaTTGGTCAGTGACATTGTTTCAGACTGAGCACTGGCTGATAGACCACTGACCTTCACAGATCACAGCCTGACTCGACATTAATCAATGTGACCCACTAGCAATGACAAACATTTTTTTCCCATTTGGTTAACAGATTGAGTTTTTTCTGGAATTACACTCTTGCAGCATTCTATTTATTTATACAATACATAAAAAGTAATGAGGTTTATATGTTATATTTAATTAATAAACACATTTACTGATTGAGAACTGGTAATACGGTGTCCAATTCTGGTTAacaatcacaccacaccagggtatcattcaacaggtttatttggaagcactagctttctgaatGCTGCTCAtacatcaggtgattgtggagtataagattgtaagacacagaatttatagcaaaagtttaagGTATGgtttaactgaaattatatattaaaaaagacctggattgtttaagtgtctcatcttttagaatgaccatgttgggtTCAGTTATTTcaaatgtaaatcacaaaacttttttttaaaaaagttacattctcaagtgaactttaacaattgggtgtcatgtcggcccattTAATTCAATTCTGACCTCCCTCTTGTAGGAAAAATgcagtgaaatttgaaagggtccagaaaagatttacaaggatgttgccaggttggagggtttgaggtatagggCGAGGCAAAATAGGCTGGGCCAGTTTTccttggaatgttggaggctcaGGGGTCaccttagaggtttatgaaatcatgaggggcatggatagtcatGGTGTTGTCCCCAGGGTggggtagtccaaaactagagggtagaggtttaaggtgaggagtggaaagatataaaagagatttaaGGGGTAacctcttcatgcagagggtggtgcatgtatggaatgagctgccagaggatgtggtggaggctggtacaattgcaacatttaaaagtcacctggatggatatatgaataggaagggttcagggggatatgggccaagtgctggcaaatgggactagactaatttaggatattctggatctgtggtgctggaagaacacagcagttcaggcagcatccaaggagcttcgaaatccacgtttcgagcaaaagcctttcatcaggaacgaataacctttattcctgatgaagggcttttgcccgaaacgttgatttcaaagctccttggatgctgcctgaactgctgttctcttccagcaccactaatccagaatctggtttccagtcattgtttttacctcattaatttaggatattagtctgtttctgtgttgtacaattCTGACTATGTTAGTTGAGATTGTTACTTGTACCATGAATGGGTGAGAGGACAGCAGGGGTGTCAattgaggttgggggtggggacggTGAAAGAAAGCCTTGCTAGATGTTTTGAAAGGTCCTATCTCTGTGTTGGAAAAAGGCAGGATGCTGTATAGCTGGAGACTGCATTTGATCATGTTTGGGTGTGATCTTTTACCCTGAAGAGAATTCAACAATGTGTAGCTGCACTTTAGCAATGAAATGCTGCAGTTTGACTATTTTTTTCAAGATGATAGCTTGTTAAAAAAGTAATGCCTCACAATAGCATTATAACTATGATGACAAGGAAGCCACTATTGTAATGTAAAGCAGTTATTGACT is a genomic window of Chiloscyllium punctatum isolate Juve2018m chromosome 4, sChiPun1.3, whole genome shotgun sequence containing:
- the LOC140476530 gene encoding mRNA decay activator protein ZFP36L1-like isoform X1, which produces MSTKLTSCFYDIGEVLCKNKMISYNNNNINVGSSSVPLLDRKAVGTPTLVDYQRRHSVALVNANSKFNQNQLLNGFKLEQSGTAAAGPNKENKFRDRSFSETGLQKAQNQVNSSRYKTELCRPFEENGSCKYGDKCQFAHGIHELRSLARHPKYKTELCRTFHTIGFCPYGPRCHFIHNAEERRVSPIHDQQHLPLSSSNKIDRPRLQHSYSFSGISSSSSGLLDSPTSITPPPMFSSEDLSSSPTLPDCASNPFTYSSQELPNLFAPSIGIPVPMTAANNGTHSPSFLLRSLAESPHLYEPPPSPPDSMSDSYLSSSGSVSGSESPTPDLSKRLPIFSRLSISDD
- the LOC140476530 gene encoding mRNA decay activator protein ZFP36L1-like isoform X2, with the translated sequence MISYNNNNINVGSSSVPLLDRKAVGTPTLVDYQRRHSVALVNANSKFNQNQLLNGFKLEQSGTAAAGPNKENKFRDRSFSETGLQKAQNQVNSSRYKTELCRPFEENGSCKYGDKCQFAHGIHELRSLARHPKYKTELCRTFHTIGFCPYGPRCHFIHNAEERRVSPIHDQQHLPLSSSNKIDRPRLQHSYSFSGISSSSSGLLDSPTSITPPPMFSSEDLSSSPTLPDCASNPFTYSSQELPNLFAPSIGIPVPMTAANNGTHSPSFLLRSLAESPHLYEPPPSPPDSMSDSYLSSSGSVSGSESPTPDLSKRLPIFSRLSISDD